A genomic segment from Antedon mediterranea chromosome 6, ecAntMedi1.1, whole genome shotgun sequence encodes:
- the LOC140051265 gene encoding uncharacterized protein isoform X1 has product MLSYKEKTGRRIDYASSSDEWAVLTESKLSGIDLYNYHSMLKKSIEEPQDLTTRSSSTERSPDRQTSSSFISSPVAQTYFSDSLKPPFSMPIKQETLDNNFDNAFRHMPAQFKSVKMESMESNEFKNAAARKERAFMPDNRKDDCYWMKRRKNNEAAKRSREKRRAIDSMLENTVVVLNEENSRLKRELELFKEGKIMEIPKLSNTASPPVAHIQVKETINDQIGRNYDLINRNAHGLISFGGMPSICSEQYISQVVNRSKQVYYPVSSLNATSPFETNATGAFFQNWPCDSKVGIISKGHFHSDEPVTKKLKVDCTDYVISTKTDLVHSDIDNNSDDASKSDGDVSQRSSPLSLGRLSPTHSAFASGIDAKRLPYKLRAKVGALSPTQMNTPDSPKLTSDIENNKSLSRDNLERFNADDNTQSDLCSVRLQIGGICTPPSSNTSEDIPIVENAQKLPAITVEKRKDTHSIEIKQEPLDWNDNIESSDAEATRLSRDRMLKAAQALTEMEASEEKTTAEQDDQSTKMLSSDTKYWEKRRRNNLAARKCRESKRLLHEYRCARASYLEHENNQLHSEISMLTKDVTNLKEMLKAKQLRVA; this is encoded by the exons ATGTTGAGTTATAAAGAGAAAACAGGAAGGAGGATCGACTACGCATCATCATCCGACGAATGGGCG GTTTTAACAGAATCAAAACTTTCTGGGATTGATCTTTACAACTATCATTCGATGTTGAAGAAATCCATCGAGGAGCCTCAAGACTTAACCACCAGGTCGTCGTCAACGGAACGATCTCCAGATCGTCAAACCAGTTCATCATTCATTTCTAGTCCGGTGGCACAAACTTACTTCTCAGACAGCCTTAAACCGCCATTCAGTATGCCAATTAAACAAGAAACACTTGATAACAACTTTGATAACGCATTTCGTCACATGCCCGCTCAGTTCAAATCAGTCAAAATGGAATCGATGGAAAGTAATGAGTTTAAAAATGCTGCAGCTCGCAAAGAAAGAGCGTTCATGCCAGATAATAGGAAAGACGATTGCTACTGGATGAAgcgaagaaagaacaatgaggCAGCGAAACGATCACGAGAAAAAAGACGAGCCATCGATAGCATGTTGGAAAACACAGTGGTTGTACTAAACGAAGAAAATTCACGTTTAAAGCGGGAGTTGGAATTGTTTAAAGAGGGTAAAATAATGGAAATACCGAAACTCTCCAATACCGCTTCTCCCCCAGTTGCCCATATTCAAGTCAAAGAGACAATAAATGATCAGATTGGTCgaaattatgatttaataaaCCGAAACGCACATGGACTTATTTCTTTCGGCGGAATGCCTTCTATTTGTTCGGAACAATATATATCTCAAGTTGTTAATAGGAGTAAACAAGTTTACTATCCAGTTTCTTCGTTGAACGCAACGTCTCCATTTGAAACAAACGCTACCGGCGCATTCTTCCAAAATTGGCCGTGTGATTCAAAAGTAGGAATTATTTCAAAAGGACATTTCCATTCTGACGAACCGGTAACAAAGAAACTAAAGGTAGACTGCACCGATTATGTTATATCTACAAAGACTGATCTAGTTCACAGTGATATTGATAATAACTCTGATGATGCATCAAAAAGTGATGGTGACGTCAGTCAGCGTTCTTCGCCGCTTAGTCTTGGTCGCTTGTCTCCCACCCACAGTGCGTTCGCTAGTGGTATTGACGCGAAACGATTACCGTATAAACTACGCGCTAAAGTCGGCGCTCTTTCTCCAACACAAATGAATACACCAGACTCTCCAAAACTTACATCAGATATAGAGAACAATAAGTCTCTGTCGAGAGATAATTTAGAGAGATTTAACGCCGACGACAATACCCAATCAGATCTTTGTAGCGTACGTCTTCAAATTGGCGGGATTTGTACTCCGCCTTCTAGCAATACAAGTGAAGATATACCAATTGTGGAAAATGCGCAAAAACTTCCCGCCATTACAGTTGAGAAAAGAAAGGACACTCATTCGATTGAAATTAAACAAGAACCTTTAGATTGGAATGATAACATTGAGTCTTCTGACGCCGAAGCAACTCGGTTAAGCCGCGATAGAATGCTGAAGGCCGCACAAGCGTTAACGGAAATGGAAGCGTCGGAAGAAAAGACGACGGCGGAGCAAGATGATCAATCTACAAAGATGTTGTCATCTGATACGAAATACTGGGAGAAGCGACGCCGCAACAATCTTGCCGCGCGGAAATGTCGCGAATCTAAACGTCTTCTTCACGAATATCGATGTGCGCGCGCATCATACTTAGAACATGAAAATAATCAACTTCATTCAGAAATCAGCATGCTAACTAAAGATGTAACCAATCTGAAAGAAATGTTAAAAGCCAAACAACTTAGAGTTGCATGA
- the LOC140051265 gene encoding uncharacterized protein isoform X2: protein MLKKSIEEPQDLTTRSSSTERSPDRQTSSSFISSPVAQTYFSDSLKPPFSMPIKQETLDNNFDNAFRHMPAQFKSVKMESMESNEFKNAAARKERAFMPDNRKDDCYWMKRRKNNEAAKRSREKRRAIDSMLENTVVVLNEENSRLKRELELFKEGKIMEIPKLSNTASPPVAHIQVKETINDQIGRNYDLINRNAHGLISFGGMPSICSEQYISQVVNRSKQVYYPVSSLNATSPFETNATGAFFQNWPCDSKVGIISKGHFHSDEPVTKKLKVDCTDYVISTKTDLVHSDIDNNSDDASKSDGDVSQRSSPLSLGRLSPTHSAFASGIDAKRLPYKLRAKVGALSPTQMNTPDSPKLTSDIENNKSLSRDNLERFNADDNTQSDLCSVRLQIGGICTPPSSNTSEDIPIVENAQKLPAITVEKRKDTHSIEIKQEPLDWNDNIESSDAEATRLSRDRMLKAAQALTEMEASEEKTTAEQDDQSTKMLSSDTKYWEKRRRNNLAARKCRESKRLLHEYRCARASYLEHENNQLHSEISMLTKDVTNLKEMLKAKQLRVA, encoded by the coding sequence ATGTTGAAGAAATCCATCGAGGAGCCTCAAGACTTAACCACCAGGTCGTCGTCAACGGAACGATCTCCAGATCGTCAAACCAGTTCATCATTCATTTCTAGTCCGGTGGCACAAACTTACTTCTCAGACAGCCTTAAACCGCCATTCAGTATGCCAATTAAACAAGAAACACTTGATAACAACTTTGATAACGCATTTCGTCACATGCCCGCTCAGTTCAAATCAGTCAAAATGGAATCGATGGAAAGTAATGAGTTTAAAAATGCTGCAGCTCGCAAAGAAAGAGCGTTCATGCCAGATAATAGGAAAGACGATTGCTACTGGATGAAgcgaagaaagaacaatgaggCAGCGAAACGATCACGAGAAAAAAGACGAGCCATCGATAGCATGTTGGAAAACACAGTGGTTGTACTAAACGAAGAAAATTCACGTTTAAAGCGGGAGTTGGAATTGTTTAAAGAGGGTAAAATAATGGAAATACCGAAACTCTCCAATACCGCTTCTCCCCCAGTTGCCCATATTCAAGTCAAAGAGACAATAAATGATCAGATTGGTCgaaattatgatttaataaaCCGAAACGCACATGGACTTATTTCTTTCGGCGGAATGCCTTCTATTTGTTCGGAACAATATATATCTCAAGTTGTTAATAGGAGTAAACAAGTTTACTATCCAGTTTCTTCGTTGAACGCAACGTCTCCATTTGAAACAAACGCTACCGGCGCATTCTTCCAAAATTGGCCGTGTGATTCAAAAGTAGGAATTATTTCAAAAGGACATTTCCATTCTGACGAACCGGTAACAAAGAAACTAAAGGTAGACTGCACCGATTATGTTATATCTACAAAGACTGATCTAGTTCACAGTGATATTGATAATAACTCTGATGATGCATCAAAAAGTGATGGTGACGTCAGTCAGCGTTCTTCGCCGCTTAGTCTTGGTCGCTTGTCTCCCACCCACAGTGCGTTCGCTAGTGGTATTGACGCGAAACGATTACCGTATAAACTACGCGCTAAAGTCGGCGCTCTTTCTCCAACACAAATGAATACACCAGACTCTCCAAAACTTACATCAGATATAGAGAACAATAAGTCTCTGTCGAGAGATAATTTAGAGAGATTTAACGCCGACGACAATACCCAATCAGATCTTTGTAGCGTACGTCTTCAAATTGGCGGGATTTGTACTCCGCCTTCTAGCAATACAAGTGAAGATATACCAATTGTGGAAAATGCGCAAAAACTTCCCGCCATTACAGTTGAGAAAAGAAAGGACACTCATTCGATTGAAATTAAACAAGAACCTTTAGATTGGAATGATAACATTGAGTCTTCTGACGCCGAAGCAACTCGGTTAAGCCGCGATAGAATGCTGAAGGCCGCACAAGCGTTAACGGAAATGGAAGCGTCGGAAGAAAAGACGACGGCGGAGCAAGATGATCAATCTACAAAGATGTTGTCATCTGATACGAAATACTGGGAGAAGCGACGCCGCAACAATCTTGCCGCGCGGAAATGTCGCGAATCTAAACGTCTTCTTCACGAATATCGATGTGCGCGCGCATCATACTTAGAACATGAAAATAATCAACTTCATTCAGAAATCAGCATGCTAACTAAAGATGTAACCAATCTGAAAGAAATGTTAAAAGCCAAACAACTTAGAGTTGCATGA
- the LOC140051012 gene encoding uncharacterized protein: MNKFTNDGSFMEQFRKRMECQKSNNKGDETDNVGRVSRSDGDEEAADKESDSGIRRGDEYSVTKPDNVTGPSPTTSSPSNKTGIVADATNKSDNKVNSVDVNDGSVAVKKKKSVLSFVGKRPGSKLALKTGQVKKKRQQEEKSGSSDSWSQYMAEVKKFSKGLDDDNKNRPLIK, from the exons ATGAATAAGTTTACCAATGATGGAAGCTTTATGGAACAGTTTAGAAAAAGAATGGAATGTCAGAAAAGCAACAATAAAGGAGATGAAACTGATAATGTAGGCCGTGTAAGCCGTTCGGACGGAGACGAGGAAGCTGCTGACAAGGAAAGTGACAGTGGAATTCGCCGCGGTGATGAGTATTCTGTGACAAAACCAGATAATGTAACTGGGCCTAGCCCTACCACATCAAGTCCATCTAATAAAACGGGTATTGTTGCTGATGCTACAAATAAATCTGACAATAAAGTCAATTCTGTGGATGTCAATGATGGATCAGTTgcagtaaaaaagaaaaaaagtgtaTTATCATTT GTTGGTAAGAGGCCGGGGTCGAAGTTGGCCCTCAAGACCGGTCAGGTGAAGAAGAAACGTCAGCAG GAGGAGAAGAGTGGCTCGTCAGATTCCTGGTCACAATATATGGCAGAAGTTAAAAAGTTCAGCAAAGGtcttgatgatgataataaaaatagaccactaatcaaatga
- the LOC140051010 gene encoding store-operated calcium entry-associated regulatory factor-like, whose protein sequence is MHWRLNSFLLPLMVLLCTLFISGNALFGSKDRVRLHDVNVLTLKDGHMTTGRRSSPVKQLQCIGGSAGCSAFRPQVVQCYNRGSDGYDVQWECKSDMDNAYRFGKIEVICEGYDHPDDEYILRGSCGLEYTIDLTKEGHQKQNQHHNYYGGSGGGSNNNNYGYSRKSSSSIYDWISLAVVAVIIYGLYKTCIQTPVQTGYADTDDGYGGGQGYWGGGGGGGSPPPPGFRPDYQSGNCGRGSGTRYNQGGGVGGGGGGFWTGAATGGLLGYMFGNNRNRGYGYGGYARPRTGFGYSSRGYGGGRFGGGGFGGGGFGGGGSFGGGGSTGTRTASGFGGTRRR, encoded by the exons ATGCATTGGAGATTAAACTCATTTCTTCTGCCATTGATGGTACTATTATGCACTTTGTTCATATCAGGAAATGCTTTATTTG GTAGCAAAGATCGTGTTCGTTTGCATGACGtcaatgttttaacattaaaagATGGACATATGACTACAGGTCGTAGGTCAAGTCCTGTAAAACAG CTACAGTGCATTGGTGGTTCGGCTGGTTGTTCCGCGTTCAGGCCACAAGTTGTTCAGTGTTATAACCGTGGCTCAGATGGATATGATGTTCAG TGGGAGTGCAAGTCTGACATGGATAATGCTTACCGGTTTGGAAAGATAGAAGTTATCTGTGAGGGATATGATCACCCTGATGATGAGTATATACTTAGAGGCTCATGTGGG ttGGAGTACACAATAGATCTTACGAAAGAAGGACACCAGAAGCAAAACCAACACCACAACTATTATGGTGGCAGCGGTGGCGGTAGCAACAATAACAACTATGGCTACTCACG taaaagcAGCAGTTCGATATATGACTGGATATCTTTGGCAGTAGTTGCTGTGATCATATATGGCTTGTACAAGACGTGTATACAAACTCCCGTCCAGACAGGCTATGCGGACACTGATGATGGTTATGGTGGAGGACAAGGCTACTggggtggtggtggtggtggcggTAGTCCTCCGCCCCCTGGTTTCCGACCTGATTACCAATCTGGTAATTGCGGTAGAGGTTCTGGTACACGATACAATCAGGGTGGGGGTgtaggtggtggtggtggtggtttcTGGACCGGAGCTGCAACTGGTGGCCTGCTGGGATACATGTTCGGTAATAACAGAAA tcGTGGTTATGGATATGGTGGCTATGCTAGGCCAAGGACAGGCTTTGGTTATTCATCAAGAGGCTATGGAGGGGGCAGATTTGGAGGGGGCGGATTTGGAGGGGGCGGATTTGGAGGGGGAGGAAGTTTTGGAGGTGGAGGCAGTACAGGAACTCGAACAGCTTCAG GTTTTGGTGGTACAAGGCGTCGGTGA
- the LOC140051013 gene encoding NADH dehydrogenase [ubiquinone] 1 alpha subcomplex subunit 11-like, translating to MNRFEDVFNVENFRKHSEFMRIEHMVHLGENGLPNTVKITGSGGVYGAMVGIWSLGAVRPQNSKHALRRMAYFSSCGALLGGTFAASTSIVAAYRGKDTPINYFFGGMTTGAVIGTISKSLPIGFGMAAVLGSTAAFAKLWVIEGWPHPIGKPEY from the exons ATGAATCGTTTTGAGGATGTCTTTAATGTTGAAAACTTTAGAAAACATTCAGAGTTTATGCGAATCGAGCATATGGTACATTTAGGTGAAAATGGTCTTCCAAACACTGTAAAAATTACAGGAAGTGGAGGTGTCTATG GTGCAATGGTCGGAATATGGTCACTAGGTGCGGTTAGACCACAAAATTCAAAACATGCTCTTAGGCGGATGGCATATTTTTCTTCTTGTGGTG CACTGCTCGGAGGAACATTTGCAGCAAGTACATCAATTGTAGCAGCATATCGTGGTAAAGATACTCCAATAAACTACTTCTTTGGTGGAATGACAACTGGTGCAGTCATTGGCACTataa GCAAAAGTTTACCAATAGGTTTTGGCATGGCTGCTGTACTTGGCTCAACTGCTGCATTTGCTAAGTTATGGGTGATTGAGGGATGGCCACACCCAATAGGAAAACCAGagtattaa
- the LOC140051011 gene encoding cytochrome c oxidase assembly factor 7-like, with protein sequence MNKVDFNNEDEVKEYLQNLGTEYSYQCYSEKTPEGCFRLGDFFAAIKSDFTKAAEAYTLSCEERGFGKGCNKVAALYIHGKGVEKSTDKAFKYFEKGCSLGNADACHGAGLLLQQTGLGPNNKKDIPKAVGFLEKSCKQGYVPSCFHLSSIYIQGADGVNKNMKKAAQLAAKCCDNNHMYACANLSRMYMRGDGVEKDEAAGKQYREKAEELHKRMKEDTRQLKFGE encoded by the exons atgaataaagttGACTTTAATAATGAAGACGAAGTAAAAGAGTACCTTCAAAACCTAGGTACAGAATATAGCTACCAATGCTATTCTGAAAAAACTCCAGAAG GATGTTTTCGACTTGGTGACTTCTTTGCAGCTATAAAAAGTGACTTTACAAAAGCAGCCGAGGCTTACACATTAAGTTGCGAAGAACGTGGCTTTGGAAAAGGCTGCAACAAAGTTGCTGCACTTTACATTCATGGCAAAG gagtAGAGAAAAGCACAGATAAAGCTTTTAAGTATTTTGAAAAAGGTTGTTCTCTTGGAAACGCTGATGCGTGTCATGGAGCCGGCCTTCTCTTACAACAAACCGGTCTCGGGCCGAACAATAAAAAGGACATACCAAAAGCGGTTGGTTTTCTAGAAAAATCATGCAAGCAAGGGTATGTCCCTAGTTGTTTTCATCTTAGTTCAATTTACATACAAGGAGCTGATGGGGTGAATAAAAACATGAAGAAAGCTGCTCAACTGGCGGCAAAATGTTGCGATAATAATCATATGTATGCGTGTGCTAATTTAAGTAGGATGTACATGCGTGGAGACGGTGTTGAGAAAGATGAAGCAGCCGGTAAACAATATCGAGAAAAGGCCGAAGAATTGCATAAACGAATGAAAGAAGACACAAGGCAGCTTAAATTTGGAGAATGa